One Nicotiana sylvestris chromosome 12, ASM39365v2, whole genome shotgun sequence genomic window carries:
- the LOC104235469 gene encoding E3 ubiquitin-protein ligase AIRP2, giving the protein MRKSFKDSLKALEADIQHANTLASDYPREYDGACLQMRLSYSPCAHIFLFLVQWSDCHLAGALGLLRILIYKAYEGGKTSMYICERKASIKQFYGVIFPSLLQLERGITDIEDRKQREICETKYRRGDEMNKGKLSEIEIEREEECGICMEMDTKVVLPSCNHSLCMKCYRNWHARSQSCPFCRDSLKRVDSGELWIYTNICDIKDLSAITRENMKRLLMYIEKLPVVYPDPTIVSYHPHY; this is encoded by the exons ATGAGGAAGTCTTTTAAAGATTCACTGAAAGCACTTGAAGCTGATATTCAGCATGCCAATACTCT GGCGTCGGATTATCCAAGAGAATATGACGGTGCTTGCCTTCAGATGAGACTGTCGTACAGTCCCTGTGCTCATATTTTTCTGTTTCTTGTTCAGTGGTCTGACTGTCACCTTGCTGGTGCTCTTGGATTGCTTAGGATCCTTATCTATAAG GCTTATGAGGGTGGTAAGACTAGCATGTATATTTGTGAGAGAAAAGCTAGTATTAAACAGTTCTATG GTGTGATATTTCCGTCATTGTTGCAACTTGAAAGGGGAATTACTGACATTGAAGATAGGAAACAGCGAGAAATCTGCGAAACGAAATACAGAAGAGGAGATGAGATGAACAAAGGTAAGCTGTCTGAGATCGAAATAGAGAGGGAGGAAGAATGTGGTATCTGCATGGAGATGGATACGAAAGTTGTTTTGCCGTCCTGCAATCATTCTTTATGCATGAAGTGCTATAGAAACTG GCATGCCCGATCTCAGTCATGCCCTTTCTGTCGAGATAGTCTCAAGAGGGTGGATTCTGGAGAGCTTTGGATCTACACCAACATTTGTGATATCAAAGACTTGTCCGCAATAACAAGGGAAAATATGAAGAGGCTTCTCATGTACATCGAAAAATTGCCCGTTGTCTATCCAGATCCAACAATTGTCTCTTATCATCCTCATTATTGA